A genomic region of Dactylococcopsis salina PCC 8305 contains the following coding sequences:
- a CDS encoding Uma2 family endonuclease, protein MLQTPTTPETETLLMALPNSIALQVTPEQFTTLAAANRDLRLERTSQGELIVNPPAGWETGERNSSLTGQLYQWYEANETLGKVFDSSTGFTLPNGAIRSPDASWVSRERWEALTPEDKTTFPKICPDFVVELRSKSDKLPPLQEKMREYLENGAKLGWLIDPQSSRVEIYQTGKETEILENPTELSGEPVLTGFILNLTRILN, encoded by the coding sequence ATGCTACAAACACCCACCACTCCCGAAACAGAAACCCTATTAATGGCACTACCGAACTCGATCGCGCTACAAGTGACCCCAGAACAGTTTACCACCTTAGCGGCTGCGAATCGAGATTTACGACTAGAAAGAACATCTCAAGGAGAATTAATTGTGAATCCACCCGCAGGTTGGGAAACAGGAGAACGTAACTCTAGCTTAACTGGACAACTTTATCAATGGTATGAAGCCAACGAAACGCTTGGAAAAGTCTTTGACTCCTCCACTGGTTTTACCCTACCCAATGGCGCAATTCGTTCTCCTGATGCGTCTTGGGTGAGTCGAGAACGTTGGGAAGCACTCACCCCAGAAGATAAAACAACCTTTCCGAAAATTTGTCCCGACTTCGTTGTTGAATTACGATCAAAAAGTGATAAATTGCCACCCCTCCAAGAAAAGATGAGGGAATACCTCGAAAATGGCGCAAAACTGGGCTGGTTAATCGATCCACAAAGTTCGCGGGTAGAAATTTATCAAACTGGAAAAGAGACAGAAATTTTAGAAAATCCCACTGAATTATCAGGTGAACCCGTCTTAACAGGATTCATCCTCAACTTAACTCGAATTTTGAATTGA
- a CDS encoding PP2C family protein-serine/threonine phosphatase, with amino-acid sequence MDVQIAKNQEVIINEFSLIPMSYLGQLATGVDYFEIQLKTPESEENSEQKALLRIGSTEGAIERELSIRQTIGDYKLIGELITHTTEESVIIDLQSFQKSFCRINLTKQLPNETETQSENDDLEEEYYEEKPLTEDLSPKKHLVISHLPTEENSLEFWLQQEHTLETSLALASQICQCSRYLYQQGWCLVDISPQFIQLGTPIQIFDLTHIYPVEETLSIGILGNYSAPELSYGNYPIKPLMSSYMVASFLYHCIYYQPATIDEFKSLENSPFPQLYQLLKIGLSLIPEDRFSLDQFLNLLVQTRQQLRLKKHQWSVASFSTVGLSTSRLTNEDNYGFRQYKLGIEKTVMLAVVADGMGGTAKGEIASQVTVETIINEPIPPDLNSLENWQNWLNQLVEKANGEIMKQTKDGGTTCSVVCINNNQLMIAHVGDSRIWLQRNGYVCQLSEDHSMVAMLLASGQISYEETFDYPERGVLTRSLGSKAHLSPGYVQNLQRFEENYSVSLEDGDIIFLCSDGVWDLVSAAEIAEKIEQGIPLQSSVDQVRELILQRGANDNATLLALQFHSHPINYC; translated from the coding sequence ATGGATGTCCAAATCGCGAAAAATCAAGAAGTAATTATTAACGAATTTTCCCTGATTCCAATGTCCTACCTTGGTCAACTTGCAACAGGGGTTGATTACTTTGAAATCCAACTCAAAACACCCGAAAGCGAAGAAAATTCAGAACAAAAAGCCTTACTTCGCATTGGTTCAACCGAAGGCGCGATCGAGCGAGAACTAAGCATCAGACAAACCATTGGTGATTATAAACTCATTGGAGAACTCATCACTCACACCACAGAAGAATCAGTCATCATTGATCTTCAATCCTTCCAAAAATCTTTTTGTAGAATCAACTTAACCAAACAATTACCAAATGAAACAGAAACCCAATCTGAAAATGACGACTTAGAAGAAGAATATTACGAAGAAAAACCCCTCACCGAAGACTTATCGCCCAAGAAACATTTAGTCATCTCTCATCTCCCCACCGAAGAAAATAGTTTAGAATTTTGGCTACAACAAGAACATACTTTAGAAACCTCCCTCGCCTTAGCCAGTCAAATTTGCCAATGTTCTCGTTATCTCTACCAGCAAGGATGGTGTTTAGTGGATATTTCTCCTCAATTTATTCAACTGGGAACACCGATTCAAATCTTTGATTTAACTCACATTTATCCTGTCGAAGAAACCTTATCAATTGGAATTTTAGGAAACTATAGCGCCCCAGAACTTTCTTATGGGAATTATCCCATTAAGCCGTTAATGAGTAGTTACATGGTAGCTTCCTTTCTTTATCATTGTATTTACTATCAACCTGCTACTATTGATGAGTTCAAATCTTTAGAAAATTCTCCTTTTCCTCAACTGTATCAACTGCTAAAAATTGGTTTATCCCTGATTCCCGAAGATCGTTTTTCTCTCGATCAATTCCTCAACTTACTGGTGCAAACTCGTCAACAGTTACGATTAAAAAAACATCAATGGTCTGTTGCTAGTTTCTCTACAGTTGGACTTTCTACCAGTCGTTTAACTAATGAAGATAACTATGGTTTTAGACAGTATAAACTAGGAATAGAAAAAACAGTGATGTTAGCAGTGGTTGCTGATGGAATGGGAGGAACAGCCAAAGGAGAAATTGCAAGTCAAGTAACAGTAGAAACAATTATTAATGAACCCATACCGCCCGACTTAAACTCTCTTGAAAATTGGCAAAATTGGCTTAACCAATTAGTTGAAAAAGCCAATGGTGAAATTATGAAACAAACCAAAGACGGCGGAACAACTTGTAGTGTAGTCTGCATTAATAATAACCAATTAATGATTGCTCATGTGGGAGATAGTCGCATCTGGCTACAAAGAAATGGTTATGTTTGTCAGTTAAGCGAAGATCATTCAATGGTTGCTATGCTGTTAGCAAGTGGTCAAATTAGTTATGAAGAAACCTTTGATTATCCTGAACGTGGGGTGTTAACTCGTTCTCTGGGTTCAAAAGCTCATTTAAGTCCAGGCTATGTTCAAAATTTACAACGATTTGAAGAAAATTATTCCGTTTCTCTTGAAGATGGCGACATCATTTTCCTCTGTTCTGATGGCGTTTGGGATTTAGTTTCTGCTGCAGAAATCGCCGAAAAAATTGAGCAAGGAATCCCTTTACAGTCTAGTGTTGATCAGGTCAGGGAATTAATCTTACAGCGAGGCGCGAACGACAATGCTACCTTGTTAGCCCTTCAATTTCACTCTCACCCAATTAACTACTGTTGA
- a CDS encoding vWA domain-containing protein, which yields MGNLFRRLRRTASKPLLFGLYGALGCLIAALLLGETLLALTKLPPSKEKIPQAVALLIDTSGSMDRGKTREVKQAAKKFVQRQTSENNEFAVIGFGSNTQIGTSLSQNFNEIEQAITNLADGGGTAMGLGIKAAMEELQSTSLAKNILLFTDGAPDSARDTLEATQQIKGQNINLIAVATGDADVDFLTQLTEDESLVFYASSGNFDEAFQAAEKIIYSDQLVESSPSGDYGLVYSALRIGSWTSLLALGTTLALIIGQNHYLRRRLLTSKQAFLGIIGSITAGLIAGGIGQLIYTPLAEIPTINLIARLSGWTILGMLLAGGMSFFVPNLRRDRALLGGAIGGILGSLGFIATASVTDDVMGRLVGAILIGFFIGLMVALIEQLSRNAWLIVRWTPNENTQISLGKEPITLGCADSDHLYLRKDQGYIPKTAKIFTENNTVVMEYNPDYGEQKGMKKLRHELKDGDKRKLGGITLEVKTDISPLSKGG from the coding sequence ATGGGTAATTTATTTCGACGATTAAGACGAACTGCTAGTAAACCTTTATTGTTTGGTTTATATGGCGCATTAGGCTGTTTAATTGCTGCGCTTTTATTGGGAGAAACCCTATTAGCATTAACCAAACTTCCGCCTTCTAAAGAAAAGATTCCGCAAGCGGTTGCACTATTAATTGATACCTCTGGAAGTATGGATAGGGGAAAAACACGAGAGGTGAAACAAGCGGCGAAAAAGTTTGTGCAACGCCAAACTTCTGAAAATAATGAATTTGCTGTGATTGGTTTTGGTAGTAATACCCAAATTGGCACATCTTTAAGCCAAAACTTCAACGAAATTGAACAAGCAATTACTAATCTTGCAGACGGTGGCGGAACTGCAATGGGATTAGGAATTAAGGCGGCTATGGAAGAATTACAGTCCACTTCTTTGGCTAAAAATATCTTATTATTTACCGATGGCGCGCCTGATTCTGCTAGAGATACTCTAGAAGCTACTCAACAAATTAAGGGGCAAAATATTAATTTAATTGCGGTTGCCACTGGGGATGCTGATGTTGATTTTCTGACGCAACTAACAGAAGATGAGAGTTTAGTATTTTATGCCAGTTCAGGTAACTTTGACGAAGCCTTTCAAGCAGCAGAAAAGATTATTTACAGTGATCAATTAGTAGAATCAAGTCCTTCTGGTGACTATGGTTTAGTGTATTCTGCTTTGCGGATTGGAAGCTGGACAAGTCTGCTGGCTTTGGGAACAACTTTGGCTTTAATTATTGGACAAAATCACTATTTAAGACGACGTTTGTTAACCTCTAAACAGGCTTTCTTGGGAATTATCGGATCAATTACGGCGGGATTAATTGCAGGGGGAATCGGTCAATTAATTTATACACCTCTGGCGGAAATTCCTACGATTAATTTAATCGCCAGACTTAGCGGTTGGACAATTTTAGGAATGTTACTCGCTGGAGGAATGTCGTTTTTTGTTCCTAATTTACGGCGCGATCGCGCTCTTTTGGGCGGTGCAATTGGCGGGATTTTAGGGTCACTTGGATTTATCGCAACCGCTAGTGTCACAGATGATGTAATGGGGCGTTTAGTCGGTGCGATTTTAATCGGATTTTTTATTGGTTTAATGGTCGCACTAATTGAACAGTTAAGCCGAAACGCATGGTTAATTGTGCGTTGGACTCCTAATGAAAACACACAAATTTCTTTAGGAAAAGAACCGATTACTCTCGGTTGTGCAGACTCGGATCATTTATACCTCAGAAAAGATCAAGGCTACATTCCAAAAACCGCAAAAATCTTTACCGAAAATAACACAGTAGTAATGGAATATAACCCAGACTATGGAGAACAAAAAGGCATGAAAAAACTCAGACATGAATTAAAAGACGGTGATAAACGTAAACTTGGCGGTATCACCTTAGAAGTTAAAACAGACATTTCCCCCCTTTCAAAGGGGGGTTAG
- a CDS encoding ARC6/PARC6 family protein — translation MLNKILLLLFTCSLFFGCDNVTTQENNNRQQNANSETVQVDETKESDRGCPEKPGKLEASNVEKVSLDGNETTVSGQLTADEALGYAFEGKEEQKLSYSTDDEFCMWVLTPNNDVLEGLELPTDGSYIVQIAIPKGAKTFELAMELRNPESAVSSNNRSQNNSVDFSNIQTNNNVNSSSTSSSNAPSLNPQEAVNLIQNWQRAKRQIFAPPYNKNLGAEFLTGQAYRSKLRKLDGSGSSVDWLENNGAYYTYRSQEVDEVTSFNNSGNSAVINVVISEERTLCINNRPSKDDNTISDKRLVRYDLRYSDGGWKISNQNTEKVIDQGNNPNISCRVIP, via the coding sequence ATGCTAAATAAAATTCTATTACTTCTATTTACCTGTAGCTTGTTCTTTGGTTGTGACAATGTTACGACTCAAGAAAATAATAACCGTCAACAAAATGCAAATTCTGAAACTGTACAAGTGGATGAAACAAAAGAAAGCGATCGAGGCTGTCCAGAAAAACCAGGAAAACTTGAGGCGAGTAATGTTGAAAAAGTCAGTTTAGACGGTAATGAGACAACAGTATCAGGTCAACTCACAGCCGATGAAGCATTAGGTTACGCTTTTGAGGGAAAAGAAGAACAAAAGTTAAGTTATAGCACCGATGATGAGTTTTGTATGTGGGTTTTAACACCTAATAATGATGTCCTTGAAGGCTTAGAACTCCCGACAGATGGTTCATATATTGTTCAAATTGCTATTCCGAAAGGGGCGAAAACATTTGAACTAGCGATGGAATTAAGAAATCCAGAATCCGCCGTTAGTTCTAATAATAGAAGTCAGAACAATAGCGTAGATTTTAGCAATATTCAAACCAATAACAATGTTAATTCTTCCTCGACATCATCAAGCAATGCTCCTTCCCTGAACCCTCAAGAAGCTGTTAATTTAATCCAAAATTGGCAACGAGCAAAACGGCAAATTTTTGCGCCTCCCTATAATAAGAATTTAGGCGCGGAATTTTTAACAGGTCAAGCATACAGAAGTAAACTTCGCAAGCTAGATGGTTCAGGAAGTTCTGTTGATTGGTTGGAAAATAACGGAGCTTATTATACTTATCGCTCACAAGAAGTTGATGAAGTTACTAGCTTTAATAATTCAGGTAATTCTGCTGTTATCAATGTAGTTATAAGCGAAGAAAGAACATTATGTATTAATAATAGACCGAGTAAAGATGATAATACCATTTCTGATAAAAGATTAGTTCGTTACGATTTACGATACAGTGACGGAGGCTGGAAAATATCAAATCAAAATACCGAAAAAGTTATTGACCAAGGTAATAATCCTAATATTTCTTGTAGAGTTATTCCCTAA
- a CDS encoding FHA domain-containing protein — MTITCDACGYDNVEGTEFCEACGSELTVATPEPTPTPEPASEDDRSSSIRDRLHGKSEPEPTPEPETTPSQPQPTPTPTPVNAAVKLVSKVPNAPIPEFSLEEESVVIGIFDPDSGPVEIDLEQFPGSDTVSRQHGEIYQENGVWKIQDLGSTNGIFLKPSGQRRFSARITQPETLNIGDEIAIAKIRFVFQSV, encoded by the coding sequence ATGACAATTACTTGTGATGCTTGCGGTTACGATAACGTAGAAGGAACAGAATTTTGTGAAGCCTGTGGTTCTGAATTAACTGTGGCTACCCCTGAACCGACTCCCACACCTGAACCCGCTTCAGAGGACGATCGCAGTAGTTCCATTCGCGATCGCCTACACGGAAAATCTGAACCCGAACCAACACCCGAACCAGAAACCACTCCCTCTCAACCTCAACCCACCCCCACACCCACTCCCGTTAACGCTGCGGTGAAATTGGTGTCGAAAGTACCTAACGCACCCATTCCCGAATTTTCCCTAGAAGAAGAAAGTGTGGTCATTGGTATTTTTGATCCAGACTCAGGTCCAGTTGAAATTGATTTAGAACAGTTTCCTGGTAGTGATACCGTTTCTCGTCAACACGGGGAAATTTATCAAGAAAATGGGGTTTGGAAAATACAGGATTTAGGGTCAACTAATGGCATTTTTCTAAAACCATCCGGTCAACGACGATTTAGCGCCAGAATTACACAACCCGAAACCTTAAATATTGGCGACGAAATCGCGATCGCGAAGATTCGTTTTGTTTTTCAATCTGTTTAA
- a CDS encoding N-acetylmuramoyl-L-alanine amidase-like domain-containing protein: MYLKLTTTIFGIVISLVTSSYFLNSFYSKFFIENFSKTKHINLYTPEPQNSHNQLQENEENKSSVNHQINSVIKPEDKIRFEQIIQYSKTNNLKKKPVGEVMSAIAQQFLGTPYQVNLLDQSDQERLIISLTQFDCFLFIETVLALTRGIKQEDQHFNHFQERVMEQRYRDGEMNGYCSRLHYFSEWIRDNEKKKTIIDITSKLGGIVMNKNLNFMSKNRHLYPRLINSDKNYQCIQNMENNLKYMKIHYLPTSQIRSIEHLLKPGDIIGVATEIKGLDVSHTGLITKVSQEKVSLIHASPSGEVTIASDLARYVSNVPSAQGILVARPLIQKSNMHNLEQTQK; this comes from the coding sequence ATGTATTTAAAATTAACTACCACTATCTTTGGGATTGTAATCAGTCTTGTTACAAGTAGCTATTTTCTTAATAGCTTTTATTCTAAGTTCTTTATAGAAAATTTTTCTAAAACAAAACACATTAATTTATATACTCCTGAGCCTCAAAATTCTCACAATCAACTTCAAGAGAATGAAGAAAATAAATCATCTGTAAATCATCAAATAAATTCTGTTATTAAACCAGAAGATAAAATACGTTTTGAACAGATTATTCAATATAGTAAAACTAATAATTTAAAGAAAAAACCAGTAGGGGAAGTTATGAGTGCAATCGCGCAACAGTTTTTAGGAACTCCCTATCAAGTTAACTTATTAGATCAGAGTGACCAAGAGCGTCTTATTATTTCTTTAACACAATTTGACTGTTTTCTTTTTATAGAGACTGTACTGGCTTTAACGCGAGGAATTAAACAGGAAGATCAGCATTTTAATCATTTCCAAGAAAGAGTAATGGAACAGCGTTATAGAGACGGTGAAATGAATGGTTATTGCAGTCGCTTACACTATTTCTCAGAATGGATTAGAGATAATGAAAAGAAAAAAACAATTATTGATATTACCTCTAAACTAGGAGGAATTGTTATGAATAAAAACCTCAATTTTATGAGCAAAAATCGTCACTTATATCCTCGTTTAATTAATAGTGATAAAAATTATCAATGTATTCAGAATATGGAAAATAATCTCAAATATATGAAAATTCATTACCTTCCTACAAGTCAAATTAGAAGTATTGAGCATTTACTAAAGCCTGGTGATATTATTGGTGTGGCGACTGAGATTAAAGGATTAGATGTATCTCATACAGGATTGATTACTAAAGTTTCTCAGGAGAAGGTAAGTTTAATTCATGCGTCTCCTTCTGGTGAAGTTACTATTGCATCTGATTTAGCTAGATATGTTAGCAATGTTCCTTCTGCTCAGGGAATTTTAGTTGCTAGACCTCTCATACAAAAATCGAATATGCACAATTTAGAACAGACTCAAAAGTAA
- a CDS encoding serine/threonine-protein kinase has translation MSITCPSCLAENEETAAACLACGTPLQTDNSSANSNFSTYQLPPQTYLKEKRYLIEKTLGEGGFGITYQGIDCQTSSTIAIKELWPEKSVRQGLNITWSSSIPPAERQQQILKFKLEAQHQAKCKHPNICQVYDWFEENNTAYIIMQFISGKTLYQLLQEKQSIPETKLKKYFIEATEALAVIHQNNLLHRDLKPDNILIDSEDNAILIDFGATKEFIAGQTREMSVTLTAGYAPPEQYNYKSKRFPATDIYALCASIYELATGQIPEASIERLTDNNDPLIPPRQLAPHLSPLLERVILTGMNLRVENRFQSAEELVDAMKGNFVSPLHKKAQNLVKNHQLEEAVATYEKCLVNEPDSENVAVELALVQTHLDDKKAESAANQVVKINPNEGRAYGILGLVFCRRGNWEKAEKNLKKAVQLTSKEAWIQANFAWSLGKLQKWEEAETAINQALELNPYCVFSLGLKSWITAQQKQWKTAIQAARQALFKAKQNPDQDLTTIKEWVYPCLLLALEKAVVTKNAKDVDRCLNEYLTELPNSSFAWGFKGWKQSQSGIDQEVLSHFQKAVNQAQIPYWILINLGITQEYLNQTTASIETYESIINRFPNQALAYVRLGTSLAKLEQWEKAIPQLKQAIALENSIAQAHHNLAWSQLQAMISSQQNYNYHQIVKSYQKAIELYQQQSRNDLSDKLQNTFKDVGIQLGFAEKVH, from the coding sequence ATGTCTATTACCTGTCCCTCTTGTTTAGCCGAAAACGAAGAAACCGCCGCCGCTTGTCTCGCTTGCGGAACTCCTCTACAAACTGACAATAGTTCAGCTAATTCTAATTTTTCCACCTATCAGCTTCCTCCCCAAACTTATCTCAAAGAAAAACGATATCTAATCGAGAAAACACTCGGAGAAGGAGGCTTTGGGATTACCTATCAAGGAATAGATTGTCAAACCTCTAGCACGATCGCGATTAAAGAACTTTGGCCCGAAAAATCCGTCAGACAAGGTTTAAATATTACTTGGTCTTCTAGTATTCCTCCCGCCGAAAGACAACAACAAATCCTGAAATTTAAACTCGAAGCCCAACATCAGGCAAAATGTAAACATCCCAATATTTGCCAAGTTTATGACTGGTTTGAGGAAAATAATACTGCCTATATTATTATGCAGTTTATCTCTGGAAAAACTTTATACCAGTTGCTACAAGAAAAACAGTCAATTCCTGAAACAAAACTCAAAAAATATTTTATCGAAGCAACAGAAGCACTCGCAGTTATTCATCAAAATAATTTACTTCACCGTGATTTAAAACCCGATAATATTCTAATTGATTCTGAAGATAACGCGATCCTAATTGACTTTGGCGCAACCAAAGAATTTATTGCTGGTCAAACCAGAGAAATGAGTGTTACCTTAACAGCAGGATATGCTCCCCCAGAACAATACAATTATAAAAGTAAACGATTCCCCGCTACTGATATTTATGCTCTTTGTGCTTCTATTTATGAATTAGCAACGGGTCAAATTCCTGAAGCATCGATCGAGCGATTAACAGATAATAATGATCCCCTGATTCCACCGCGACAGTTAGCGCCTCATCTCTCTCCGCTTCTGGAAAGAGTGATTCTCACAGGAATGAATTTAAGAGTAGAAAATCGTTTTCAAAGCGCAGAAGAACTGGTTGACGCAATGAAAGGAAACTTTGTTTCTCCTCTCCATAAAAAAGCGCAGAACTTAGTTAAAAATCATCAACTGGAAGAAGCTGTCGCCACTTATGAAAAATGTTTAGTTAATGAACCTGATAGTGAAAACGTTGCTGTAGAACTCGCATTAGTACAAACCCATTTAGATGATAAAAAAGCAGAATCCGCCGCGAATCAAGTGGTTAAAATCAATCCCAATGAAGGAAGAGCCTATGGTATTCTAGGATTGGTTTTCTGTCGTCGTGGAAATTGGGAAAAAGCTGAAAAAAATCTTAAAAAAGCAGTACAATTAACCTCAAAAGAAGCCTGGATTCAAGCGAATTTTGCTTGGTCGTTAGGAAAACTTCAAAAATGGGAAGAAGCAGAAACAGCTATTAATCAAGCATTAGAATTAAACCCTTATTGTGTTTTTTCTTTGGGGTTAAAAAGTTGGATTACTGCTCAACAAAAACAATGGAAAACTGCGATTCAAGCAGCAAGACAGGCTCTCTTTAAGGCTAAACAAAACCCAGACCAAGATTTAACAACTATCAAAGAATGGGTTTATCCCTGTTTATTACTTGCGCTAGAGAAAGCAGTTGTTACTAAAAATGCAAAAGATGTCGATCGCTGTCTCAATGAATATCTAACCGAACTTCCTAATAGTAGCTTTGCTTGGGGATTTAAAGGCTGGAAACAATCTCAATCAGGAATTGATCAAGAAGTTCTTTCTCACTTCCAAAAAGCAGTAAATCAAGCACAAATCCCCTATTGGATATTAATAAATCTCGGAATTACTCAAGAATATTTAAATCAAACCACAGCATCGATCGAAACCTACGAAAGCATCATCAACAGATTTCCGAATCAGGCGTTAGCTTATGTCAGATTAGGAACAAGTTTAGCAAAATTAGAACAATGGGAAAAAGCGATTCCTCAACTCAAACAAGCAATTGCTTTAGAAAATTCGATCGCGCAGGCTCATCATAACTTAGCCTGGAGTCAACTCCAAGCCATGATTTCATCGCAACAAAATTATAACTATCATCAAATTGTTAAATCTTATCAAAAAGCAATTGAATTATATCAGCAACAATCCAGAAACGACTTATCAGACAAACTTCAGAACACTTTTAAAGATGTAGGGATTCAATTAGGGTTTGCTGAAAAAGTTCATTAG
- a CDS encoding vWA domain-containing protein yields MLNVSITPHREFLPSEQENQKLFTMLKLRPTQEVAKSRPSTSFVFVIDTSGSMREIVEGETKATGEIAEIDGQRYNVVTGGKTKIDIVIDSLKSLIHSGKLGSRDRVSIVQFDDQASTIIELTPATETQQLEQAIDQLKDYSGGTRMGLGLRRAFEQVSNQEMTSRRVLIFTDGATFDEDQCEKIAPELSEYNIPITALAVGEEYNENLLTKLSDTTAGSLFHVVAGTGIGTQIAISNLPQTILEEYTRAQEDVINNLALTIKTVKGVKLTRLVRAYLTPAEFTLDDDPYHIGNASANDETIFILEFTIQSRPASRVRIAQLGLTYDVPGKNYRGELPPQNLVVQFVAGSNVATPVDQEVMHYMQQCNISDMVKRATQLAENDPDKAEEMIEKARRMTVKMGNQELTESLSGAQDELRKTRKISAGTRKTVKMGAKGKTVKMNTDDVNGDLTEDKIRDLTGT; encoded by the coding sequence ATGCTTAACGTATCCATTACCCCCCATCGAGAATTTTTACCCAGTGAACAAGAGAATCAAAAACTGTTCACAATGCTCAAATTACGACCTACTCAAGAAGTCGCAAAAAGTCGTCCTTCTACCTCATTTGTTTTTGTTATTGATACAAGTGGATCAATGCGAGAAATTGTAGAAGGAGAAACCAAAGCAACAGGAGAAATTGCAGAAATTGACGGTCAACGCTATAACGTTGTTACTGGCGGAAAAACCAAAATTGACATTGTAATTGACTCCTTAAAATCACTCATTCATTCTGGAAAATTAGGAAGCCGCGATCGCGTTTCCATTGTTCAATTTGACGACCAAGCCTCCACTATCATAGAATTGACACCAGCCACAGAAACTCAACAATTAGAACAAGCCATTGATCAATTAAAAGACTATTCTGGTGGCACAAGAATGGGGTTAGGTTTACGCCGCGCCTTTGAACAAGTTTCTAACCAAGAAATGACCAGTCGGCGGGTTTTAATTTTCACCGATGGTGCTACTTTTGATGAAGATCAATGTGAAAAAATTGCCCCTGAATTGAGCGAATATAACATTCCCATTACCGCTTTAGCAGTAGGAGAAGAATACAACGAAAACTTGTTAACCAAACTCAGTGATACAACAGCAGGAAGTTTATTTCATGTCGTAGCAGGAACAGGAATTGGCACTCAGATTGCAATTAGTAATCTTCCTCAAACTATTCTCGAAGAATACACTCGCGCCCAAGAAGATGTTATCAATAACTTAGCCCTAACAATTAAAACCGTAAAAGGGGTAAAATTGACTCGCCTAGTTCGTGCTTATCTCACTCCTGCTGAATTTACTCTCGATGATGACCCCTATCATATTGGTAATGCTTCTGCTAATGATGAGACAATTTTTATTCTAGAATTTACCATTCAATCTCGTCCCGCTTCCCGTGTTCGTATCGCACAATTAGGCTTAACCTATGATGTTCCTGGGAAAAACTATCGCGGTGAACTTCCACCACAAAACTTAGTGGTGCAATTTGTTGCTGGTTCTAATGTTGCAACACCAGTGGATCAAGAAGTGATGCACTATATGCAACAATGCAATATTTCCGATATGGTAAAACGGGCAACACAACTCGCAGAAAATGATCCTGATAAAGCCGAAGAAATGATTGAAAAAGCCCGTCGCATGACTGTAAAAATGGGCAATCAAGAACTAACAGAATCTCTCAGTGGGGCGCAAGATGAACTACGAAAAACGCGGAAAATTTCTGCAGGAACTCGCAAAACCGTAAAGATGGGGGCGAAAGGAAAAACCGTAAAAATGAACACCGATGATGTCAATGGTGACTTAACAGAAGACAAAATTCGTGACCTTACTGGAACTTAG
- a CDS encoding Uma2 family endonuclease codes for MIQTTTIPETETLLMALPNSIALKVTEEQFTTLAAANRDLRLERTSQGELIVNPPTGWETGEENWKIAGELYIWWRNFGEVGKVFDSSTGFTLPNGAIRSPDASWVSRERWEALTPEDKTTFPKIYPDFVVELRSKSDKLPPLQEKMREYLENGAKLGWLIDPQSSRVEIYQTGKETEILENPTELSGEPVLTGFILKLARILN; via the coding sequence ATGATCCAAACAACCACAATTCCCGAAACGGAAACTCTATTAATGGCACTACCGAACTCGATCGCGCTAAAAGTGACCGAAGAACAGTTTACCACCTTAGCGGCTGCGAATCGAGATTTACGGCTAGAAAGAACATCCCAAGGAGAATTAATTGTGAATCCGCCAACTGGTTGGGAAACTGGAGAAGAGAATTGGAAAATTGCTGGAGAATTATACATCTGGTGGCGTAATTTTGGAGAAGTGGGAAAAGTCTTTGACTCCTCCACAGGTTTTACCTTACCCAATGGCGCAATTCGTTCTCCTGATGCGTCTTGGGTGAGTCGAGAACGTTGGGAAGCACTCACCCCAGAAGATAAAACAACCTTTCCGAAAATTTATCCCGACTTCGTTGTTGAATTACGATCAAAAAGTGATAAATTGCCACCCCTCCAAGAAAAGATGAGGGAATACCTCGAAAATGGCGCAAAACTGGGCTGGTTAATCGATCCACAAAGTTCGCGGGTAGAAATTTATCAAACTGGAAAAGAGACAGAAATCTTAGAAAATCCCACTGAATTATCAGGTGAACCCGTATTAACAGGATTTATCCTCAAGTTAGCTCGAATTTTGAATTAA